From the Candidatus Methanosuratincola sp. genome, one window contains:
- a CDS encoding deoxyhypusine synthase, whose translation MVELSRDEKTRARESLLSRKVEDLSVKECASVRGLVEGFGRMGGFMAPKLSEATKIMEEMSAEGCVKFLSFTGNIISTGLRGVVADLVRGGWADVIVTTCGALDHDIARSFGARYSAGEFELDDVMLNELEIHRLGNVLIPLEDYGPLIEKVMRKELPDILKGRSSISPSELAFEFGKRIDDEHSFLRAAYEKGVPVYVPGVIDGSFGTNLFFYAQTNRFTLDLFSDMSRILNTVFDSKRTGALIIGGGISKHHVIWWNQFKEGLDYCIYLTTAQEYDGSLSGALPKEAISWGKVKPKARHIAVFGDVTITLPLLAGAIVK comes from the coding sequence ATGGTTGAGCTGAGCAGAGACGAAAAGACGAGGGCTAGGGAGAGTTTGCTTTCTAGGAAGGTGGAGGACCTTTCGGTCAAGGAATGCGCTAGCGTGAGGGGACTTGTGGAAGGGTTCGGCAGGATGGGCGGCTTCATGGCGCCAAAGCTCAGCGAGGCGACGAAGATCATGGAGGAGATGAGTGCCGAGGGGTGCGTGAAGTTTCTCTCATTCACAGGCAACATAATCTCGACGGGTCTCAGGGGCGTGGTAGCCGATCTGGTCAGGGGAGGCTGGGCGGACGTGATCGTTACCACCTGCGGTGCCCTGGATCACGACATCGCAAGGAGCTTCGGCGCACGATACTCCGCTGGCGAGTTCGAGCTGGATGACGTCATGCTCAACGAGCTGGAGATACACCGGCTCGGAAATGTGCTTATCCCGCTCGAGGATTATGGTCCGCTGATTGAGAAGGTGATGAGGAAGGAGCTCCCTGATATCCTAAAGGGAAGATCTTCGATTTCACCCAGCGAGCTGGCATTCGAGTTTGGTAAGAGGATTGACGACGAGCACTCCTTCCTCAGGGCGGCATACGAGAAGGGGGTCCCGGTGTATGTCCCAGGGGTCATCGACGGATCCTTCGGCACAAACCTCTTCTTCTACGCGCAGACCAACAGGTTCACCCTCGACCTCTTCAGCGACATGAGCAGGATATTGAATACAGTCTTCGACTCCAAGAGGACTGGCGCCCTCATAATAGGCGGCGGCATAAGCAAGCACCACGTGATATGGTGGAACCAGTTCAAGGAAGGGCTGGACTACTGTATATACCTGACCACGGCACAAGAGTACGACGGAAGCCTATCAGGCGCGTTGCCGAAGGAGGCAATCTCCTGGGGCAAGGTCAAGCCGAAGGCTAGGCACATCGCAGTCTTCGGAGACGTCACAATCACCCTCCCACTGCTCGCCGGCGCCATTGTGAAGTGA